One region of Candidatus Latescibacter sp. genomic DNA includes:
- a CDS encoding WG repeat-containing protein has translation MTERITRAVVLCLAAVTMIGSQAIYAANLPVLFKIFDGNRYGFINVAGKVIVKPSFNEAGDFFENLCAVRVNDKWGFINAGGKMVIFPQFDLARSFTEGLGLVNMKGKFGFIDRTGKTIIPPQFTMAWGFTDGVARIWADSLFGYVDRTGKIFVKPQYRDAGKFAEGLAAVKVNDKYGYIDKAGNIVIPPRFTFAFMFAEGLAPVSDGKYGFIDKTGKNIIPFRFDQALNFSEGLAPVVMNGEYGFIDKTGKMIVPPQFDSAWNFSEGYAVIKNGDKYGYIDRDGRLVIKPQFEDAKVFSNGIALVKTEGKWCYINKAGKFVYK, from the coding sequence ATGACAGAAAGAATAACAAGAGCGGTCGTTTTATGTTTGGCGGCTGTCACTATGATTGGAAGCCAAGCGATTTATGCCGCTAATCTGCCTGTTCTTTTTAAGATATTTGATGGCAATAGGTATGGATTTATAAATGTCGCCGGGAAAGTGATAGTCAAACCCTCATTCAATGAAGCGGGTGATTTTTTCGAAAACCTCTGCGCGGTAAGGGTGAATGACAAGTGGGGTTTCATCAATGCCGGCGGGAAGATGGTAATTTTCCCCCAGTTCGATTTGGCCAGATCATTCACCGAGGGCTTGGGGCTTGTGAACATGAAAGGAAAGTTCGGCTTCATTGATAGAACCGGTAAAACAATCATCCCTCCACAGTTTACCATGGCCTGGGGGTTCACCGATGGGGTCGCCCGTATCTGGGCCGATTCACTGTTCGGGTATGTTGACCGTACCGGCAAGATTTTTGTGAAACCCCAGTATCGGGATGCCGGTAAATTTGCCGAAGGATTGGCCGCAGTTAAAGTGAATGACAAGTATGGTTATATCGATAAGGCCGGAAATATAGTGATACCACCACGTTTTACCTTTGCCTTCATGTTTGCCGAAGGACTTGCCCCGGTTTCTGATGGTAAGTACGGATTCATCGATAAAACGGGGAAAAACATAATACCTTTTCGTTTCGATCAGGCGCTCAATTTTTCCGAAGGGCTGGCTCCGGTAGTAATGAACGGGGAATACGGATTCATAGACAAAACAGGGAAAATGATTGTCCCACCTCAATTCGACTCCGCCTGGAATTTCTCCGAAGGGTATGCGGTGATCAAAAACGGGGATAAGTACGGTTATATAGATCGTGACGGCCGTTTGGTCATCAAGCCTCAGTTCGAGGATGCAAAAGTATTTTCCAATGGTATCGCACTGGTGAAAACCGAAGGTAAATGGTGCTATATCAATAAAGCGGGGAAGTTTGTGTATAAATAA
- a CDS encoding aldolase, which yields MNSTNASEVKIPLDVPGESKDIYRQNYLHITHGKNRLMLFAGDQKGEHLNDDFYGPGIALDDNDPEHLFRIAGGAHIGVFAAQLGLIAQYGMDYPHVPYLVKLNSKTNLVKTQQAEPFSQQWLDVEQVVELRDNSGISIHAVGYTVYLGSEYEAEMLQQAAQIVNTAHFYGLVTVLWIYPRGKAITDEKSPHLIAGAAGVAACLGSDFVKVNAPKKEGMDSSEALREAVQAAGRTRLVCAGGEAMNEEQFLRNLYDQIHVGGASGNATGRNIHQKPLDKAISFCNAIYAITVENAELMEALKILGR from the coding sequence ATGAATTCAACCAACGCTTCCGAAGTAAAAATCCCGCTCGATGTCCCCGGGGAATCCAAAGATATCTATCGTCAAAATTATCTTCATATCACCCATGGGAAAAATCGCCTCATGCTTTTTGCCGGAGACCAGAAGGGGGAGCATCTGAATGATGATTTTTACGGACCGGGAATAGCCCTTGACGATAATGATCCCGAACACCTATTCCGTATCGCCGGAGGGGCGCATATTGGCGTTTTTGCTGCTCAACTCGGTCTGATCGCACAATATGGGATGGATTATCCTCATGTTCCTTACCTGGTAAAATTAAATTCGAAAACCAACCTGGTGAAAACACAGCAAGCAGAGCCGTTCAGCCAACAGTGGCTTGATGTTGAGCAGGTGGTGGAACTTCGTGACAATTCCGGAATTTCCATCCATGCGGTAGGATACACCGTGTACCTGGGCAGTGAATACGAAGCGGAAATGCTCCAGCAGGCGGCTCAGATTGTTAATACAGCGCATTTTTACGGGCTGGTGACGGTCCTCTGGATTTATCCGCGCGGGAAAGCGATTACCGATGAAAAATCACCTCACCTCATTGCCGGTGCGGCTGGAGTGGCGGCGTGTCTTGGCAGCGATTTTGTAAAGGTCAACGCTCCGAAAAAAGAGGGTATGGATTCAAGCGAAGCGTTAAGGGAAGCGGTCCAGGCTGCGGGCAGAACCAGACTTGTATGCGCCGGGGGTGAGGCGATGAATGAGGAACAATTTCTCCGGAACCTTTATGACCAGATACATGTAGGAGGAGCATCGGGTAATGCCACCGGCCGTAACATTCATCAGAAACCGCTTGATAAGGCAATAAGTTTCTGTAATGCCATCTATGCCATCACAGTGGAAAATGCCGAATTGATGGAGGCGCTTAAAATTTTAGGAAGATAG